One segment of Eulemur rufifrons isolate Redbay chromosome 4, OSU_ERuf_1, whole genome shotgun sequence DNA contains the following:
- the RFXAP gene encoding regulatory factor X-associated protein, whose amino-acid sequence KCRWVRQVVKVWAVGPRPSLDSTEVQGVAESAGPGAAGGVPGPGALAPAAAPALTPAPVAAAASQFTLLVMHPCGGQDEPAAEGVLRHAPAPAGSVGAGKPVRYLCEVPGDGEEEAGEDEADLLDTSDPPGGGESTASLEDLEDEEAHSGGEGSSGGARRRGSGGSSMSKTCTYEGCSETTSQVAKQRKPWMCKKHRNKMYKDKYKKKKSDQALNCGGTASAGSAGNVKLEESADNILSIVKQRTGSFGDRPARPTLLEQVLNQKRLSLLRSPEVVQFLQKQQQLLNQQVLEQRQQQFPGASV is encoded by the exons AAGTGCCGTTGGGTCCGGCAGGTGGTGAAAGTGTGGGCTGTTGGGCCCCGGCCAAGTCTCGACAGTACGGAGGTGCAGGGTGTCGCCGAGAGTGCGGGGCCGGGCGCCGCCGGCGGTGTGCCCGGCCCCGGGGCCCTGGCTCCTGCTGCGGCTCCGGCCCTGACTCCGGCCCCTGTCGCGGCGGCGGCCTCGCAGTTCACCCTGCTGGTGATGCACCCCTGTGGGGGGCAGGACGAGCCTGCGGCCGAGGGCGTCCTGAGGCACGCCCCGGCTCCCGCGGGCAGCGTCGGGGCGGGCAAGCCCGTCAGGTACCTGTGTGAAGTGCCTGGGGATGGCGAGGAGGAGGCGGGGGAGGACGAAGCCGACCTGCTGGACACTTCGGACCCCCCGGGGGGAGGCGAGAGCACGGCTAGTTTGGAGGATCTGGAGGACGAGGAGGCCCACTCGGGGGGCGAGGGCAGCAGCGGGGGAGCCCGGAGGCGGGGCAGCGGCGGGAGCAGCATGAGCAAGACCTGCACCTACGAGGGCTGCAGCGAGACCACGAGCCAGGTGGCCAAGCAGCGCAAGCCCTGGATGTGCAAAAAGCACCGTAACAAGATGTACAAGGACAAGTACAAAAAGAAGAAGAGCGACCAGGCCCTGAACTGTGGTGGGACCGCCTCTGCTGGCAGCGCGGGAAACGTCAAACTGGAG GAAAGTGCAGATAACATACTCTCCATTGTTAAACAAAGAACAGGATCTTTTGGGGATCGTCCTGCAAGACCTACTCTTTTAGAACAAGTGTTAAATCAAAAAAGACTG tcattACTGAGAAGTCCAGAAGTAGTGCAGTTTTTACAGAAGCAGCAACAACTATTAAATCAGCAAGTTTTGGAGCAAAGACAGCAGCAGTTTCCAGGAGCATCGGTATGA